One Olsenella sp. oral taxon 807 DNA segment encodes these proteins:
- the gtfA gene encoding sucrose phosphorylase, with translation MKFDNKIMLITYADSLGKNLRELDEVLATYFDQAVGGVHILPFFPSSADRGFAPMRYDIVDPAFGSWDDVRRIGQRRYLMFDFMINHISRHSPYFEDFLAKKDASEFSDFFIRYKDFWRREGGFPTQEEVDAIYKRKPRAPYVEVPFADGTSEKLWCTFGEEQIDINVKSERAQRFFKETLEHMANNNASIIRLDAFAYAVKKAGTSCFFVQPETGKLLQEMQKVIDPFGTMVLPEIHEHYTIQMKVAQMGYWIYDFALPVLTLHALYSGDGRYLKRWIDMSPKHQFTTLDTHDGLGIVDVKDLLPDEAVDFTKEKMFSEGANVKRIYNTEAYNNLDIYQVNTTYYSALGNDDDAYLLARAIQFFAKGIPMVYYVGLLAGANDLELLEATKEGRNINRHYYTLEEIAREVERPVVRRLIELMELRNAHPAFDVEGECEVTVGEGGALTIRRTSPDGSAWAQLDARLAEHSFTLTHS, from the coding sequence ATGAAGTTTGACAACAAGATCATGCTCATCACCTATGCCGATAGCTTGGGCAAGAACCTGCGCGAGCTCGACGAGGTTCTCGCGACGTACTTCGATCAAGCTGTGGGAGGGGTGCACATCCTGCCATTCTTCCCAAGCTCCGCAGATCGCGGTTTCGCACCGATGCGTTATGACATTGTGGATCCCGCGTTCGGCAGCTGGGATGATGTCAGGCGCATCGGACAGAGACGCTACCTCATGTTCGACTTCATGATCAACCACATCTCGCGCCACTCTCCCTACTTCGAGGACTTTTTGGCCAAGAAGGACGCCTCCGAGTTCTCGGATTTCTTCATCCGCTACAAGGACTTCTGGAGAAGGGAGGGCGGCTTTCCCACGCAGGAGGAGGTCGATGCCATCTACAAGCGCAAGCCACGGGCACCCTACGTGGAGGTGCCGTTCGCTGACGGCACGAGCGAGAAGCTCTGGTGTACCTTCGGTGAGGAGCAGATAGACATCAATGTGAAGAGCGAGCGCGCACAGCGCTTCTTCAAAGAGACGCTCGAGCATATGGCCAACAACAACGCATCGATCATACGCTTGGACGCCTTTGCTTACGCGGTCAAGAAGGCGGGTACGAGCTGCTTCTTCGTTCAGCCCGAGACGGGGAAGCTGCTTCAGGAGATGCAGAAGGTGATCGACCCCTTTGGGACGATGGTCCTGCCGGAGATTCATGAGCACTATACCATCCAGATGAAGGTAGCGCAGATGGGCTACTGGATCTATGACTTCGCGCTGCCGGTTCTCACCTTGCATGCGCTCTACTCCGGTGACGGGCGCTACCTCAAGCGTTGGATTGACATGAGTCCCAAGCACCAATTCACGACGCTTGACACCCACGACGGCCTGGGCATCGTGGATGTCAAGGACCTCCTGCCCGATGAGGCGGTGGACTTCACCAAGGAGAAGATGTTCTCCGAGGGAGCTAACGTCAAGAGGATCTATAACACCGAGGCCTACAACAACCTCGACATCTATCAGGTGAATACCACCTACTACTCAGCACTGGGCAATGATGATGACGCCTACCTGCTGGCCCGTGCCATCCAGTTCTTTGCCAAGGGCATTCCCATGGTGTACTACGTGGGACTGCTTGCAGGCGCCAATGACCTCGAGCTACTCGAGGCAACAAAGGAGGGGCGCAACATCAACCGCCACTACTACACGCTCGAGGAGATTGCACGCGAGGTCGAGCGGCCCGTGGTGCGCAGGCTCATCGAGCTCATGGAGCTCAGGAACGCCCACCCTGCCTTCGATGTCGAGGGTGAGTGCGAGGTTACCGTCGGCGAAGGCGGTGCGCTGACGATCCGCCGGACGAGTCCTGATGGCAGCGCCTGGGCGCAACTTGACGCTAGGCTCGCTGAGCACAGCTTCACGCTCACACACTCATAG
- a CDS encoding fructose-specific PTS transporter subunit EIIC translates to MKITDLLRPEGIKINAVPSDQMDAIDQLVALQDASGNIADTVEYKKAILAREGEFSTAVGDGIAIPHAKTKAVKKPGLAAMTLAKGVDWKAPDDAPATLAFMIAAPEGQNNVHLEMLAKLSQLLMHEEFANALRSAKTPEEFLATIDRGEAERDAEKAQEAKKDAAPKAESDLPEVLAITACPTGIAHTYMAAEALEKKATEMGIKLKAETQGSAGAKNVLTAEEIAHAKGIIIAADKNVERERFAGKPVYSTNVSAGIQEPEKLINIILNGEAPVQEGSVATASSAISGEKDSVGHILYKHLMNGVSHMLPFVIGGGILTAIAFLVDIKAAGTATYGSTIPAAALFKTIGGEAFGLMLPILAAYIAESIADRPGLAPGFVGGLFAKTGYDLAYLANINAATPPTTISGGFIAALFAGFAAGYLMLGIERMCDNLPASLEGIKPILLYPLLGILAIGIVMLVLNPLFGAINTGLSDFLNGMGTGNIVLLGAVVGGMMSIDMGGPFNKAAYVFGTAALVTPGGTTGQIIMASVMAGGMVPPLVIALSTTFFKNRWTKANRDAGLVNYIMGLSFISEGAIPYAAADPGHVLPSCIIGSAIAGGLSALFGCTLPAPHGGIWVIAVIGNPLMYAASVLIGSVVGTLIISLWKKALPASESGLA, encoded by the coding sequence ATGAAGATCACCGACCTGTTGAGACCCGAGGGTATCAAGATCAATGCCGTTCCGTCCGATCAGATGGACGCCATAGATCAGCTCGTCGCCCTGCAGGATGCCTCGGGCAACATCGCCGACACTGTGGAGTACAAGAAGGCGATTCTTGCACGTGAGGGGGAGTTCTCCACAGCGGTGGGAGATGGCATCGCGATACCCCATGCCAAGACGAAGGCCGTCAAGAAGCCCGGCCTAGCCGCGATGACGCTTGCCAAGGGCGTTGACTGGAAAGCACCTGATGATGCACCCGCGACGCTCGCCTTCATGATCGCCGCACCTGAGGGACAGAACAACGTGCATCTGGAGATGCTGGCAAAGCTCTCTCAGCTCCTGATGCACGAGGAGTTCGCTAACGCCCTGCGCTCGGCGAAGACGCCTGAGGAGTTCCTCGCGACCATTGACCGGGGCGAGGCCGAGCGTGACGCCGAGAAGGCTCAGGAGGCCAAAAAGGACGCGGCACCCAAGGCGGAGAGTGACCTACCCGAAGTCCTTGCCATCACGGCCTGCCCCACCGGCATCGCGCACACCTACATGGCAGCAGAGGCCTTAGAGAAGAAGGCCACAGAGATGGGCATCAAGCTCAAGGCCGAGACCCAGGGCTCCGCAGGCGCGAAGAACGTTCTCACCGCCGAGGAGATCGCCCACGCCAAGGGCATCATCATAGCGGCAGACAAAAACGTCGAGCGCGAGCGCTTCGCGGGTAAGCCGGTCTACTCCACGAACGTCTCCGCAGGCATCCAAGAGCCCGAGAAGCTCATCAACATCATCCTGAACGGCGAGGCGCCCGTACAGGAAGGCTCTGTCGCCACAGCAAGCTCAGCGATATCGGGCGAGAAGGACTCCGTCGGACATATTCTCTACAAGCACCTAATGAACGGCGTCAGCCACATGCTGCCCTTCGTTATCGGCGGCGGCATCCTCACCGCCATCGCCTTCCTGGTCGATATCAAGGCGGCAGGCACCGCTACCTATGGCTCGACGATCCCGGCCGCCGCGCTCTTCAAGACCATCGGCGGCGAGGCCTTTGGCCTGATGCTTCCCATCCTCGCGGCCTACATCGCGGAGTCCATTGCAGACAGGCCGGGACTTGCGCCTGGCTTCGTCGGCGGTCTCTTTGCGAAGACGGGCTATGACCTGGCCTATCTTGCCAACATTAACGCCGCCACCCCGCCCACCACCATCTCGGGCGGCTTTATCGCCGCGCTCTTCGCAGGCTTCGCAGCAGGCTACCTCATGCTGGGCATCGAGCGGATGTGCGACAACCTCCCTGCCTCGCTTGAGGGCATCAAGCCCATCCTGCTCTACCCGCTGCTGGGCATCTTGGCCATCGGCATCGTGATGCTGGTCCTGAACCCGCTCTTTGGCGCCATCAACACCGGCCTTTCCGACTTCCTGAACGGCATGGGTACGGGCAATATCGTGCTTCTGGGAGCCGTCGTCGGTGGCATGATGTCCATCGACATGGGTGGTCCGTTCAACAAGGCTGCCTACGTCTTCGGCACAGCGGCGCTCGTCACCCCCGGCGGGACTACTGGCCAGATCATCATGGCCTCCGTCATGGCGGGCGGCATGGTACCTCCTCTGGTCATCGCCCTCTCCACAACCTTCTTCAAGAACAGGTGGACGAAGGCGAATCGTGATGCTGGCCTCGTAAACTACATCATGGGCCTCTCGTTCATCTCTGAGGGCGCCATTCCCTACGCCGCCGCCGACCCCGGACACGTGCTGCCGTCCTGCATCATCGGCTCGGCTATCGCGGGCGGACTTTCCGCGCTCTTTGGCTGCACACTGCCTGCCCCGCATGGCGGCATCTGGGTCATTGCTGTCATCGGTAATCCCCTGATGTACGCTGCATCCGTACTTATCGGTTCTGTAGTGGGTACCCTCATCATCTCGCTATGGAAAAAGGCACTTCCCGCGTCGGAGTCTGGACTCGCGTAG
- a CDS encoding zinc ribbon domain-containing protein has protein sequence MSEYKFCRRCGTQLGPDDNFCTACGAPTDEDFLVAGDGLPVMPVGQVAPEAPLPEAAAPVPGALDVAAASGETVSSDNPTAIWGGADTAAIPEPMAPSVSPAMGWGPSPEQSGVAPDAGTVDTPSGPLPASDVLGPSDVSGGAEAFNTDGIASASAQPFAFVPPYGGGVTGASDAVAQAPVTATSPSDADISSVSADTDDRWFAKVLDVDDAPAAFASASGGDAPADVPVDAPAPPADAPVDATVPPAAFTSASGDDATVPPADAPAIPPAAFAAASGGDAPASPVDAPAPPAAFASASGGDAPASPVDAPVDAPAPPAAFASASGGEAPAVSGGAPIPYLGVSEPDTNAPASSANAPIMPVDLRPTGDSPMPGASTAATVDSAATRRSPKRKVAAGIGVVLLVVLAVLGFFVYKHSREEAARDAIVATTQSMVACDEGLQRLDSVAELNHSYLLPDKTDTAKADKTDTAKRGLDEASSSLTDARRSLESAKSDGWALDDDARHTLDVLQDGLDARRGMIDAGSQLVNSLADVQSAAEELAHLMADSSLFLDSSDNAVNTLNSSSRYIDQIDTTTMINDLESAKKYQASMSDDLRAAREKLPSANLSSYQTTVERASTMVTALQDILDAIQAQDAAKANDAATALNAAIDSFNDARRGLPSLAEGIESLVPDNAKGYAKDYRAQRERVVETLAELGGNPLTRDVVNGSKLLQGSHA, from the coding sequence ATGTCCGAATACAAGTTCTGTCGCAGGTGCGGGACGCAACTCGGCCCTGACGACAACTTTTGCACGGCGTGTGGGGCACCCACAGATGAGGACTTCTTGGTAGCGGGGGATGGTCTGCCGGTTATGCCGGTGGGTCAGGTTGCGCCCGAGGCCCCCTTGCCCGAGGCCGCTGCTCCCGTACCAGGTGCGCTCGACGTGGCGGCCGCGAGCGGAGAGACCGTGTCATCCGACAATCCGACGGCTATCTGGGGTGGGGCAGACACGGCCGCGATCCCCGAGCCTATGGCCCCCTCTGTGTCGCCAGCCATGGGTTGGGGTCCGTCCCCAGAGCAATCCGGTGTTGCGCCCGATGCTGGCACCGTAGATACTCCCAGTGGTCCCCTTCCTGCCAGTGATGTCTTGGGTCCGTCAGACGTCTCAGGTGGCGCTGAAGCGTTCAACACAGATGGTATTGCTAGCGCGAGCGCCCAGCCATTCGCTTTCGTTCCCCCATACGGTGGGGGTGTTACCGGGGCATCCGATGCCGTTGCCCAGGCACCTGTGACAGCCACCTCGCCTTCGGATGCCGATATCTCTAGCGTGTCTGCTGATACTGATGATCGGTGGTTCGCTAAGGTACTTGACGTCGACGACGCGCCTGCAGCTTTCGCCTCAGCCTCCGGTGGCGACGCGCCCGCTGATGTGCCCGTCGACGCGCCCGCCCCGCCCGCTGATGCGCCCGTCGACGCGACTGTCCCGCCTGCAGCTTTCACCTCAGCTTCCGGTGATGACGCGACTGTTCCGCCCGCTGACGCGCCCGCCATCCCGCCCGCAGCTTTCGCCGCAGCCTCCGGTGGCGACGCGCCCGCCTCGCCCGTAGACGCGCCCGCCCCGCCTGCGGCTTTCGCCTCAGCCTCCGGTGGCGACGCGCCCGCCTCGCCCGTAGACGCGCCCGTAGACGCGCCCGCCCCGCCTGCGGCTTTCGCCTCAGCCTCCGGTGGCGAGGCGCCCGCAGTCTCCGGTGGTGCCCCTATTCCATACCTCGGCGTCTCTGAGCCAGATACGAATGCTCCTGCCTCGTCTGCCAATGCACCCATCATGCCGGTAGACTTGCGGCCGACGGGAGACTCCCCGATGCCGGGAGCTTCGACCGCAGCTACTGTCGATTCAGCTGCCACGAGGAGATCTCCCAAAAGAAAGGTGGCGGCGGGCATTGGAGTGGTCCTCCTTGTCGTCTTAGCGGTACTTGGATTTTTTGTGTACAAGCATTCGCGTGAGGAGGCCGCACGCGACGCAATCGTTGCCACGACGCAATCCATGGTTGCATGTGACGAGGGTCTCCAGCGTCTCGATAGCGTTGCCGAGCTCAACCACTCATACCTGCTCCCTGATAAGACCGACACGGCGAAAGCTGATAAGACCGACACGGCGAAACGCGGACTCGACGAGGCATCCTCCAGCTTGACTGACGCTCGCAGGAGCCTTGAGTCGGCGAAGTCTGATGGGTGGGCTCTTGATGATGACGCGAGGCATACCCTCGACGTGCTCCAGGATGGACTTGATGCCCGTAGAGGTATGATCGACGCCGGTAGCCAACTCGTTAACTCGCTGGCCGACGTCCAGTCGGCTGCAGAGGAGCTGGCTCACCTCATGGCAGATAGCTCGCTCTTCCTGGACTCATCCGATAATGCGGTGAACACCCTGAACAGCTCGTCGCGCTATATCGACCAGATCGACACTACGACTATGATAAACGACCTCGAGAGTGCCAAGAAGTACCAGGCCAGTATGTCGGATGACCTCAGGGCGGCGCGAGAGAAGCTCCCCTCGGCGAATCTCTCTAGCTATCAGACGACCGTCGAGAGGGCGAGCACCATGGTCACTGCGCTTCAAGATATCCTTGATGCCATACAGGCCCAGGATGCGGCGAAGGCCAATGATGCTGCCACGGCGCTCAATGCTGCGATCGATTCGTTCAACGACGCACGCAGGGGGTTGCCTTCGTTGGCTGAGGGTATTGAGTCTCTCGTCCCAGACAACGCGAAAGGCTATGCTAAGGACTATCGCGCTCAGCGCGAGCGGGTGGTTGAGACGCTCGCGGAGCTGGGAGGCAATCCACTGACGAGGGACGTTGTGAACGGCTCGAAGCTTCTCCAGGGAAGTCATGCCTGA
- a CDS encoding gamma-glutamyl-gamma-aminobutyrate hydrolase family protein, with translation MKPIIGVTPHYEGNERVLGVRPGYFSVLRACGGLPLMLPLTDDARDIDQLLGLVNGILVTGGVDINPATYGEEPLPQVNPPFDDLDQFEISLIRRAIDRDLPVFGICRGMQAINVALGGTLYQDLPSQYHTGCPHFMEPPLERMSHRVTLLEGGYLKHLLGEETIGVNSRHHQAIRKLADGLARAAVSDDGIIEAIEMPERRFVRAVQWHPELMWRHDDRQQRIIRHFVEACRQGSGGAT, from the coding sequence ATGAAGCCAATCATCGGGGTTACGCCACACTATGAGGGCAACGAAAGGGTGCTCGGGGTGAGACCGGGATACTTTTCCGTCCTCAGAGCCTGCGGCGGCCTGCCCCTCATGCTGCCCTTGACCGATGACGCACGCGACATTGACCAGCTGCTTGGCCTCGTGAACGGCATCCTTGTCACCGGAGGGGTCGACATAAATCCCGCGACCTACGGAGAAGAGCCTCTCCCCCAGGTCAATCCACCCTTCGATGACCTTGACCAGTTCGAGATCTCCCTCATCAGACGTGCGATCGACAGGGATCTGCCCGTCTTTGGCATCTGCCGTGGCATGCAGGCGATCAACGTCGCCTTGGGAGGTACGCTCTACCAGGACCTTCCCAGCCAGTACCACACAGGGTGCCCTCACTTCATGGAGCCGCCCCTCGAGCGCATGTCACACCGTGTGACCCTGCTTGAGGGCGGTTACCTCAAGCATCTGCTGGGCGAAGAGACAATCGGCGTCAACAGTAGGCACCACCAGGCCATTCGCAAGCTTGCTGATGGTTTGGCGCGGGCAGCGGTTTCTGATGACGGGATCATCGAGGCCATCGAGATGCCCGAGAGGCGCTTTGTCCGCGCCGTCCAGTGGCATCCCGAGCTCATGTGGCGACATGATGACAGGCAGCAGAGGATCATTCGACACTTTGTGGAGGCCTGTCGCCAAGGAAGCGGAGGCGCAACATAG